One genomic window of Ziziphus jujuba cultivar Dongzao chromosome 4, ASM3175591v1 includes the following:
- the LOC107417115 gene encoding cytochrome b6-f complex iron-sulfur subunit, chloroplastic, with amino-acid sequence MASSSAILSPSIPLQLCLWKSENALVMKPRWAGNGKRKGKGMRITCQAMTAMMDDKVPDMGKRQLMNLILLGTISLPSAGMVVPYASFFVPHGEGEFVSLWTSK; translated from the exons ATGGCTTCGTCGTCTGCTATTCTCTCTCCTAGCATCCCTTTGcag TTGTGCTTGTGGAAGAGTGAAAATGCTCTTGTGATGAAGCCAAGATGGGCAGGGAAtggaaaaagaaagggaaagggaaTGAGAATCACGTGCCAGGCAATGACTGCTATGATGGATGATAAAGTACCGGACATGGGTAAGAGGCAACTCATGAATCTGATTCTGCTGGGCACTATCTCACTTCCTAGTGCTGGAATGGTCGTTCCCTATGCTTCTTTCTTTGTACCTCATGG AGAAGGAGAATTTGTGTCTCTATGGACTTCCAAATGA